A single region of the Syngnathoides biaculeatus isolate LvHL_M chromosome 17, ASM1980259v1, whole genome shotgun sequence genome encodes:
- the LOC133491138 gene encoding alpha-1A adrenergic receptor-like yields the protein MSETVVSMEETCPNCSATTDPKVDATKVVLLGIVLLVFVVFGILGNILVILSVVCHHHWRSVTHYFIANLAAADLLLSSAVLPFSATSEALGRWVFGRSFCSVWAALDVLCCTASILSLCVISIDRYLAVSYPLRYPVMATGRRGMAAVAALWGLSAAISVGPLFGWKEPDPEDETVCRITEEPGYALFSALASFYIPLAIILSMYCRVYGVAKRETETLRKSSDGVGVETEGVILRVHRGNAAQTAKPEEDNSPGGSKHITSSLPKMLKLPREEKAAKTLGVVVGCFILCWLPFFLVLPIGSVFPSCKPPETVFKITFWLGYFNSCINPIIYPCFSQEFKKAFYNVLHGRCLRSATAQGPQTTTHTAAPVPVSNTPHFSTPDGASLLGCCVAPCMSCEGGSDDTSSAMQRKSLLRSWCFSSRQTPVPESSSAKVLQLSLNVTGEAV from the exons ATGTCAGAGACTGTCGTTTCTATGGAAGAGACTTGTCCTAATTGCAGCGCCACCACAGACCCGAAGGTGGATGCAACCAAAGTGGTCTTGTTGGGAATAGTGCTGCTGGTCTTTGTTGTGTTCGGGATCCTTGGCAACATCCTGGTCATCCTGTCGGTGGTGTGCCATCACCACTGGCGCTCAGTAACTCATTACTTCATCGCCAACCTGGCGGCGGCAGACCTACTGCTCAGCTCGGCGGTCCTGCCTTTCTCTGCCACCTCAGAAGCGCTTGGCAGATGGGTGTTCGGGCGGTCTTTCTGCAGCGTATGGGCAGCCCTGGATGTCCTCTGTTGCACCGCCTCCATCCTCAGTCTGTGTGTGATCTCTATCGACCGCTACCTCGCCGTTAGCTACCCCTTGCGCTACCCGGTGATGGCTACTGGCCGGCGTGGCATGGCTGCAGTGGCTGCTCTCTGGGGACTCTCCGCAGCTATATCTGTGGGCCCTCTTTTTGGCTGGAAGGAGCCTGACCCCGAAGACGAGACAGTGTGTCGAATCACCGAGGAGCCCGGCTATGCCCTGTTCTCGGCATTGGCGTCTTTCTACATACCACTGGCAATCATCCTCTCCATGTATTGTCGAGTGTATGGTGTGGCAAAGAGGGAGACAGAAACCCTCAGGAAAAGTAGTGATGGAGTAGGAGTTGAGACCGAAGGGGTGATTCTGAGAGTGCACAGAGGGAACGCCGCTCAAACGGCCAAGCCTGAAGAGGACAACAGCCCCGGAGGGTCCAAACACATCACCAGTAGCCTCCCAAAGATGCTCAAGCTTCCCAGAGAGGAGAAAGCAGCCAAGACCCTCGGGGTCGTCGTCGGGTGCTTCATTCTttgttggctgccgtttttcctGGTCTTGCCGATTG GGTCCGTCTTCCCATCCTGCAAGCCTCCTGAGACAGTATTTAAGATAACCTTCTGGTTGGGGTACTTCAACAGCTGCATTAACCCCATCATCTACCCATGCTTCAGCCAAGAGTTCAAGAAAGCCTTCTACAACGTGCTCCATGGCCGTTGCCTGAGGAGTGCCACAGCCCAAGGACCTCAAACCACCACCCACACCGCCGCTCCAGTCCCAGTATCTAATACACCTCATTTCTCAACCCCTGATGGTGCTTCTTTATTGGGTTGCTGTGTGGCACCCTGTATGTCCTGTGAAGGTGGGTCCGATGATACAAGTTCAGCAATGCAGAGAAAGAGTCTTCTGAGGTCCTGGTGCTTCTCATCTCGGCAAACTCCGGTACCCGAGAGCTCGTCTGCAAAGGTCTTACAGCTTTCTCTTAATGTTACTGGTGAGGCTGTTTGA